One window from the genome of Myxococcales bacterium encodes:
- a CDS encoding NAD-dependent epimerase/dehydratase family protein translates to MRRTPHSLAPDMDDSVPPYGRRSRDSSLTGVESRSIAITGAHTSLGAELIARLDADDRYDRIFALDIEPPAARTQLVRTEFVHLDLTEPGVDGSLATLLSTQHIDTVVHAAFTDVPRHDPNYAHELEDVGTMHVLNACAGAQTARLVVASSTLVYGASPDNPNFLTEDAELRGELHGPYIASKVRAERQVMRFAVEHPECAVSLLRFAPVLGPSVRNLFTRFFAKPWAPVLLGRDPLMQFLHERDAITALQRAVDAGATGPINIVGKGVLPYTTVLAMMGRVPVYLPPPLLRSATRLLWASHIARAPADLLPYLRYPCVADGTRGRAALGFSPQLNIRRTILDFLGLAPEDGATDVAQSVG, encoded by the coding sequence ATGCGCCGCACGCCACATTCCCTGGCACCCGACATGGATGACAGCGTGCCGCCGTACGGCCGACGGTCGCGCGACTCAAGCCTCACCGGCGTCGAATCGCGCAGCATCGCGATTACCGGGGCCCACACCTCACTTGGCGCCGAACTGATCGCGCGCCTCGACGCTGACGACCGCTACGATCGCATCTTCGCGCTGGACATCGAGCCGCCCGCCGCGCGCACCCAGCTCGTGCGCACGGAATTTGTCCACCTCGATCTCACCGAGCCCGGCGTCGACGGCAGCCTGGCGACGCTGCTTTCGACCCAGCACATCGATACCGTCGTGCATGCCGCCTTTACCGACGTGCCGCGCCACGACCCCAACTATGCCCATGAGCTCGAAGACGTCGGCACCATGCACGTGCTCAATGCCTGCGCGGGCGCGCAGACCGCGCGCCTCGTCGTGGCATCGTCGACCTTGGTCTATGGCGCCAGTCCTGACAATCCCAACTTCTTGACCGAAGACGCCGAGCTGCGCGGTGAGCTGCACGGGCCCTATATCGCGAGCAAGGTGCGGGCCGAACGCCAGGTCATGCGATTTGCCGTGGAGCATCCCGAGTGTGCCGTGTCGCTGCTGCGCTTTGCGCCGGTGCTCGGGCCTTCGGTGCGCAATCTATTCACCCGTTTCTTCGCCAAGCCGTGGGCCCCCGTCTTGCTTGGCCGAGATCCCCTCATGCAATTCCTTCATGAGCGCGATGCTATCACCGCCTTGCAGCGCGCCGTCGATGCCGGCGCGACGGGGCCAATCAACATCGTTGGCAAGGGCGTGCTGCCCTACACCACCGTGCTGGCGATGATGGGTCGCGTGCCGGTTTACCTGCCGCCACCGCTGCTTCGCAGCGCGACCCGACTGCTGTGGGCCTCGCACATTGCCCGTGCCCCCGCCGACCTCTTGCCGTATTTGCGGTATCCGTGTGTCGCCGATGGCACGCGCGGTCGCGCCGCCTTGGGCTTTTCGCCGCAGCTCAACATCCGTCGGACGATCTTGGATTTTCTCGGGCTGGCACCGGAAGATGGCGCCACCGACGTGGCACAATCGGTGGGCTAG
- a CDS encoding acyltransferase family protein, which translates to MTNPPFDEAGTTDAPIDDESLGEEESADDDMYLGGEAALPPGEYGTKHAGWTMLSEGATAWNELNRRVNALGTPAFPLDVRRVLGWNNVSAAWRALAMRGRSSVVDDFGRDPQATARWERRLEWLYRHYFRVAVTGMEHVPATGPAILVANHGGLLPLDSVLLMHAIRREHPAGRDARPLIEDEFFHMPFIGSRLAAMGAVRAHPQNGERLLRRGELVVVFPEGVKGTEKTWRQRYQLARFGRGGFVRLAMRMGVPVLPVAIVGSDDANPQLFRINALQNIFGGPSIPVTPTFPLLGPLGLLPLPTSWRIAIGEPITMPAAAADDRIFVSRMTDTIRKKLQAQLDALVTRL; encoded by the coding sequence ATGACCAACCCTCCTTTCGACGAAGCGGGTACCACCGACGCACCTATCGACGACGAATCGCTGGGCGAGGAGGAGTCGGCCGACGACGACATGTATCTCGGCGGCGAGGCCGCGCTGCCGCCTGGCGAGTACGGCACCAAGCACGCCGGCTGGACCATGCTTAGCGAGGGGGCCACCGCGTGGAACGAACTCAACCGGCGCGTCAACGCCCTTGGCACCCCCGCGTTTCCTCTCGACGTGCGCCGCGTGCTTGGGTGGAACAATGTCAGCGCGGCGTGGCGCGCGCTCGCGATGCGCGGGCGGTCGAGCGTCGTCGACGACTTTGGCCGCGATCCGCAGGCAACCGCGCGTTGGGAGCGCCGGCTCGAGTGGCTCTATCGCCATTACTTTCGCGTCGCGGTCACCGGCATGGAGCATGTGCCCGCCACCGGCCCTGCGATATTGGTCGCCAATCACGGCGGCCTGTTGCCCCTCGATAGCGTTTTGCTCATGCACGCGATTCGCCGCGAACACCCGGCCGGGCGCGATGCCCGTCCGCTCATCGAAGACGAATTTTTTCATATGCCGTTCATTGGCTCTCGCTTAGCGGCCATGGGCGCGGTGCGCGCGCACCCGCAAAACGGCGAACGCCTGCTGCGCCGGGGCGAGCTGGTGGTGGTGTTCCCCGAAGGCGTCAAGGGCACCGAGAAGACGTGGCGCCAGCGCTACCAGCTGGCGCGCTTTGGCCGCGGCGGTTTTGTACGGCTCGCGATGCGGATGGGCGTGCCCGTGTTGCCGGTCGCGATCGTCGGCAGCGACGATGCCAATCCTCAGCTGTTTCGCATCAACGCGCTGCAAAACATCTTCGGCGGCCCCAGCATCCCCGTCACGCCAACCTTCCCGCTGCTTGGCCCGCTGGGACTCTTGCCGTTGCCAACCTCGTGGCGCATCGCGATTGGCGAGCCCATTACGATGCCCGCGGCCGCCGCCGACGACCGCATTTTTGTCTCGCGCATGACCGATACCATTCGCAAAAAACTGCAGGCGCAACTCGATGCCTTAGTAACGCGGCTGTAA
- a CDS encoding GGDEF domain-containing protein encodes MSALPEMEGAKGACLVVLHGLELGRRFSLTDKELAMGRLARSQIQIDSEAVSRKHCKVVSAGGAHVLRDLDSTNGTYVNDQRVKEHILADGDIIKVGRCIFKFLASGNIENAYHEEIYRMSSVDGLTQIFNQRHFHDTLIREVGRARRYRRQLSLVMFDVDYFKHINDTYGHLAGDAVLKQLAQLVRGNIRREDVFARVGGEEFAVLLPEIDLANACLFGEKIRQLVADAPFRYDDVAMTITISVGVVAMQGDVKSADEIMRRADEQLYAAKHGGRNLVSSVALTPP; translated from the coding sequence GTGTCCGCGCTGCCAGAAATGGAGGGCGCCAAGGGGGCCTGCTTGGTGGTGCTACATGGGCTTGAGCTCGGCCGCCGCTTTTCGCTCACCGACAAAGAACTCGCCATGGGGCGCCTGGCCCGCAGCCAGATCCAAATTGACAGCGAGGCCGTGTCGCGCAAGCACTGCAAGGTCGTGTCGGCCGGTGGCGCCCATGTGCTGCGCGACCTCGATTCGACCAACGGCACCTATGTCAACGATCAGCGGGTCAAGGAGCACATCCTGGCCGATGGCGACATCATCAAAGTTGGACGCTGCATCTTTAAATTTCTCGCCAGCGGCAACATCGAAAATGCCTACCACGAAGAAATTTATCGCATGAGCTCGGTCGATGGGCTGACGCAGATCTTCAACCAGCGCCACTTCCACGACACGCTCATCCGCGAGGTCGGCCGCGCCAGGCGATATCGGCGGCAGCTCTCGCTCGTCATGTTTGACGTCGATTACTTCAAGCACATTAATGACACCTACGGGCACCTCGCCGGCGACGCCGTGCTCAAGCAATTGGCGCAGCTGGTGCGGGGCAACATCCGCCGCGAGGATGTCTTTGCCCGCGTCGGTGGCGAAGAGTTCGCGGTGCTCTTGCCTGAAATTGATCTGGCCAACGCGTGCTTGTTTGGCGAAAAAATTCGCCAGCTCGTCGCCGACGCACCCTTTCGCTACGACGACGTCGCGATGACGATCACGATCTCGGTTGGCGTCGTGGCCATGCAAGGCGATGTGAAGTCCGCGGACGAAATCATGCGGCGCGCCGATGAACAACTTTATGCCGCCAAGCACGGCGGCCGCAATCTAGTGTCGAGCGTCGCGCTGACACCCCCGTAA
- a CDS encoding glucose-6-phosphate isomerase, whose amino-acid sequence MPGLVLDIPRTSLSAEMLSDTFAAVTESRLAGAHGFWTLPHEHAWATDLAEAVGRNAALRAPRHVVVLGTGGSSLGCKAIATALGMMGPLGDRNPVRLSVCDNIDPAVFVPTLHAHPAASTIVCAISKSGQTMETTAQLAIAVAWLQRELGDAWRAHVVVITDPLAGPLRAFASQHSLLALPVPTNVGGRFSALSAVGLAPLSLAGLDVVKVLQGAARVLPSVAAKPAQEGSNLALALAAWLYEQDRVAGRGVVAMMMYSDLLGELGAWFTQLWAESLGKRGLGATPLICRGTTDQHSLLQLFAEGPDDKAYIVVDVPSSEAANPMVQLPPVMAAAWGDPAFAGKPMSALMTASRRGTIASLAAKGRPLASVSFGAVTPENLGAFMMVCEAACAYAGALYGVNAFDQPGVEDAKQRAHALLRGGAGDAAEAGGLGVRFAV is encoded by the coding sequence ATGCCTGGCTTGGTTTTGGATATTCCGCGCACAAGCCTCTCGGCCGAGATGCTCAGCGACACCTTTGCGGCGGTGACCGAGTCAAGGCTGGCAGGCGCGCACGGGTTCTGGACGTTGCCCCACGAGCACGCGTGGGCGACCGATTTGGCCGAGGCGGTAGGGCGCAACGCAGCCTTGCGCGCGCCGCGACATGTGGTCGTGCTGGGCACGGGTGGCTCGAGCTTGGGATGCAAGGCCATCGCCACCGCGCTCGGCATGATGGGACCGCTAGGAGATCGCAACCCGGTGCGTTTATCAGTTTGCGACAACATCGATCCCGCCGTGTTCGTGCCGACGTTGCACGCCCACCCGGCGGCCTCGACCATCGTATGCGCGATTTCAAAATCCGGCCAAACCATGGAGACCACGGCTCAGCTCGCGATCGCCGTGGCCTGGCTGCAACGCGAACTCGGCGACGCGTGGCGAGCGCACGTGGTGGTGATTACGGATCCTCTCGCGGGGCCGCTGCGCGCGTTTGCGTCGCAGCATAGCCTGTTGGCACTTCCCGTGCCCACCAACGTCGGGGGACGTTTCTCGGCGTTGTCGGCGGTTGGCCTTGCGCCACTTTCCCTCGCCGGACTTGATGTGGTCAAGGTGCTGCAAGGTGCAGCGCGGGTCTTGCCGAGCGTTGCGGCAAAGCCGGCCCAGGAGGGCAGCAATTTGGCCCTCGCCCTCGCGGCCTGGTTATATGAACAAGACCGCGTCGCCGGGCGCGGCGTCGTGGCGATGATGATGTATTCGGATCTCTTGGGTGAGCTAGGTGCATGGTTTACCCAGCTATGGGCGGAGAGCCTGGGCAAGCGCGGGCTTGGCGCGACGCCGCTCATTTGCCGCGGCACGACCGATCAGCACTCGTTGTTGCAGCTGTTTGCCGAAGGGCCCGATGATAAGGCATATATCGTCGTCGATGTCCCGTCGTCTGAGGCAGCCAACCCGATGGTGCAACTCCCGCCGGTAATGGCAGCGGCATGGGGCGACCCCGCGTTCGCCGGCAAGCCTATGTCGGCGCTGATGACGGCCTCGCGGCGCGGCACCATCGCGTCGCTGGCCGCGAAAGGCCGACCGCTCGCGTCCGTATCGTTTGGTGCCGTGACGCCAGAAAATCTCGGCGCGTTCATGATGGTTTGCGAGGCCGCTTGCGCCTATGCCGGGGCGCTCTACGGCGTAAATGCCTTCGATCAGCCCGGGGTCGAAGACGCCAAGCAACGCGCCCACGCGCTGCTGCGTGGCGGCGCGGGCGATGCGGCCGAGGCGGGCGGCCTCGGCGTGCGTTTTGCGGTATAG
- a CDS encoding citrate synthase codes for MSGKTAKLSLPDGRDVTLPVIVGSEQEPAVDIRSLRSDSGYVTLDSGYMNTGATTSAITYLDGEQGILRYRGIPIEELAEKSTFVETSYLLINGKLPTKSELETFSKELTYHSLIHEDMLHFFNGFPPTSHPMAVLSSMVTSLSAYYPDCLDRDSPNSLHITRALSKIRTIAAFSHKKSIGQPVMYPRNALNYCANFLHMMFAVPAEDYVPDPIMVKAVNQLLILHADHEQNCSTSTVRMVGSSGANLYASIAAGILALWGPLHGGANQAVIEMLEEIQGQGGDVKTFINDVKDKKNNRRLMGFGHRVYKNYDPRAKILKNMCDELFVHLKVKDPLLDLAKEMEAVALKDEYFLSKKLYPNVDFYSGILYKAMGIPTNMFTVMFAIGRMPGWIAHWKEMVDDPTTKIGRPRQIYTGPTSQAYVPIEKRS; via the coding sequence ATGTCAGGAAAAACCGCCAAGCTTAGTCTGCCCGATGGGCGCGACGTCACCCTGCCCGTGATCGTTGGCAGCGAACAAGAGCCCGCCGTCGACATCCGCTCGCTGCGTAGCGACAGCGGCTACGTCACGCTCGACAGTGGCTATATGAACACTGGCGCCACCACCAGCGCCATCACCTATCTCGACGGCGAGCAGGGGATCTTGCGCTATCGCGGCATCCCGATCGAAGAGCTGGCCGAAAAGTCGACGTTTGTCGAAACCAGCTACCTGCTAATCAACGGCAAGCTGCCTACCAAGTCGGAACTCGAGACGTTCTCTAAGGAACTTACCTACCACAGCCTCATCCACGAGGACATGCTGCATTTTTTCAATGGCTTCCCGCCCACCAGCCATCCGATGGCGGTGCTCTCTAGCATGGTCACCTCGCTCTCGGCGTACTACCCCGACTGCCTCGACCGCGATTCGCCCAACTCGCTGCACATCACGCGCGCGTTGTCGAAGATCCGCACCATCGCGGCGTTTAGCCACAAGAAGAGCATCGGCCAGCCGGTCATGTATCCGCGCAACGCGCTCAACTACTGCGCCAACTTCTTGCACATGATGTTCGCCGTGCCGGCCGAGGACTATGTCCCCGATCCGATCATGGTCAAAGCCGTCAATCAGCTTCTCATCTTGCACGCCGACCACGAGCAAAACTGCTCCACCTCGACGGTGCGCATGGTGGGCTCGTCGGGCGCCAATCTCTATGCCTCTATCGCCGCCGGCATTTTGGCACTGTGGGGGCCGCTCCATGGGGGCGCCAACCAAGCCGTCATCGAGATGCTCGAGGAAATCCAAGGCCAAGGCGGCGACGTCAAGACGTTTATCAACGACGTCAAAGACAAGAAGAATAATCGCCGCCTGATGGGCTTTGGCCACCGCGTCTATAAAAATTACGACCCGCGCGCCAAGATCCTCAAGAACATGTGCGACGAGCTCTTTGTCCATCTAAAGGTCAAAGACCCTTTGCTCGATCTCGCCAAGGAGATGGAGGCGGTGGCGCTCAAGGACGAGTATTTCTTGTCCAAGAAGCTCTACCCCAACGTCGACTTCTATAGCGGCATTCTCTACAAGGCGATGGGCATTCCGACCAACATGTTTACGGTGATGTTCGCCATCGGCCGCATGCCGGGTTGGATTGCACACTGGAAAGAAATGGTCGACGACCCGACCACCAAGATCGGCCGCCCGCGGCAAATCTACACCGGGCCAACCTCGCAGGCCTACGTGCCCATCGAGAAGCGCTCGTAG
- the apaG gene encoding Co2+/Mg2+ efflux protein ApaG, which produces MPTTAAATTSTHTTDGITVSVKSAFLAEQSAPQLGRFVFAYTITISNSGTASAQLQTRHWVITDGRGEIQEVRGPGVVGETPHLEPGQAFRYTSGCILATPVGVMHGSYQMVTDEGRVFDVTIAPFSLLSPWAGHQDELN; this is translated from the coding sequence ATGCCAACCACCGCGGCGGCCACGACCTCGACGCATACGACCGACGGCATCACCGTCTCGGTCAAGTCGGCGTTCCTGGCGGAACAATCAGCGCCGCAGCTCGGACGGTTTGTCTTCGCCTACACCATCACCATTTCCAATAGCGGCACGGCGTCGGCGCAATTGCAGACGCGACACTGGGTAATTACCGATGGCCGCGGCGAGATTCAGGAAGTGCGTGGCCCGGGCGTCGTCGGCGAGACGCCGCATCTAGAGCCAGGACAAGCCTTTCGCTATACGTCGGGCTGCATCTTGGCAACCCCGGTCGGCGTCATGCACGGCAGCTATCAGATGGTGACCGACGAGGGTCGCGTTTTTGACGTCACGATTGCCCCATTTTCGTTGCTTAGCCCCTGGGCCGGCCATCAGGATGAGCTCAACTAG
- a CDS encoding sigma-70 family RNA polymerase sigma factor produces the protein MTTRESAIAELLVGKAQAGDRRAFDELVARYRTRIYALALHMTGSASDADDVTQDVFMKAYRALGQFAGKSEFFTWLYRIALNQCLTTRRRSGRMIPTDDTRLSLALEVDADGDPWRAIDLRRTYRQLITAFDGLPPDIKTAVTLVILQGFSHAECAVIMNCAEGTISWRIHQARQRLRKQLASETKRRGEAEAPPLSLIDGLLA, from the coding sequence GTGACGACCCGTGAATCTGCCATCGCCGAGCTGCTGGTGGGCAAAGCCCAAGCTGGCGATAGGCGCGCGTTTGACGAGCTCGTGGCACGCTATCGCACCCGCATCTATGCGCTGGCGCTGCACATGACCGGCAGCGCTAGCGACGCCGACGACGTCACGCAAGACGTGTTTATGAAGGCGTATCGCGCACTCGGGCAATTTGCCGGCAAGAGCGAGTTTTTCACCTGGCTCTACCGTATCGCGCTCAACCAGTGTCTCACCACGCGGCGCCGCAGCGGGCGCATGATTCCCACCGACGATACGCGGCTTTCGTTGGCGCTTGAGGTCGACGCCGATGGCGATCCATGGCGCGCCATCGATTTGCGGCGCACGTATCGGCAGCTCATCACGGCCTTTGACGGGCTGCCGCCCGACATCAAGACCGCGGTCACGCTGGTCATCTTGCAGGGCTTCTCCCATGCCGAATGCGCCGTCATTATGAACTGCGCGGAAGGCACCATCTCGTGGCGCATCCACCAAGCGCGGCAACGCCTGCGCAAGCAGCTCGCGAGCGAGACCAAGCGGCGCGGCGAGGCCGAGGCGCCGCCACTTTCGCTAATTGACGGCCTTTTGGCTTAA
- a CDS encoding Ppx/GppA family phosphatase, producing the protein MHTAVLGAVDAGSNAIRVVVAEVKGGVIRKLELERLEVRLGAGAFTRRRLDRDTMDAAVDAFKRCREMFDRHGVTAYRAVATSAVRDASNAEALRHRIMREAQIELSVIDGEEEARLVRAAVARTLGDACPPCIIDLGGGSLEINAKLPGEAKWRGVSLPVGTVRMLEMFGIGDKVSDAEAAMVRRYTVTSLKAALGSELPVLGAAAICGGNAEALTKIFGLAGALPSLTLHALEAALPDILGATVAERMARYQIRKDRADVLSMASLIFAVVGRQLGITEFISPGVGLRDAVLFELCDAVADEKVKAVEATDQALLTAARDFSHRMGHDIRHSEHVRELARSLFVQTRDLHQLDDSQLVLLEVAAILHDIGEVVHSRGHHKHSEYLIRTGRIAGLDGERRDIVAAIARCHRKTASDARKILAELPLLREGRAIARKLAGILRLADGLDYDHRQAVESLVVSKQRNVLTIDLFTTADARAFKPEEMLRKADLLADEFEVKLELLRAKVKKRTEPRAATPV; encoded by the coding sequence GTGCACACAGCGGTTCTCGGCGCGGTCGATGCGGGCTCCAACGCCATTCGCGTGGTGGTGGCCGAGGTCAAGGGCGGTGTGATCCGCAAGCTCGAGCTGGAGCGGCTGGAGGTTCGGCTGGGCGCTGGCGCATTCACCCGCCGCCGGCTCGACCGCGACACCATGGATGCCGCGGTGGACGCCTTTAAACGCTGCCGTGAAATGTTTGACCGCCACGGCGTCACCGCCTATCGCGCCGTCGCGACCAGCGCGGTGCGCGATGCCAGCAATGCCGAAGCCCTGCGCCATCGCATCATGCGAGAGGCGCAAATCGAGCTGAGCGTTATCGACGGCGAAGAAGAGGCCCGCCTGGTCCGCGCCGCGGTGGCGCGCACGCTGGGCGACGCCTGCCCGCCCTGCATCATCGACTTGGGTGGCGGCAGCCTTGAGATCAACGCCAAGCTGCCCGGTGAAGCCAAATGGCGCGGCGTTTCGTTGCCGGTGGGCACGGTGCGCATGCTCGAGATGTTCGGCATTGGCGACAAGGTCTCCGACGCAGAGGCGGCGATGGTCCGCCGCTACACCGTGACGTCGCTCAAGGCGGCGCTCGGGTCGGAGCTGCCCGTGCTTGGCGCGGCGGCGATTTGCGGCGGCAACGCCGAGGCCCTCACCAAGATTTTCGGGCTCGCCGGCGCCTTGCCGTCGCTGACGTTGCACGCGCTCGAGGCCGCCCTGCCCGATATTCTTGGCGCCACCGTCGCCGAGCGGATGGCGCGCTATCAGATTCGCAAAGACCGCGCCGACGTGCTTAGCATGGCCTCGCTCATCTTTGCCGTGGTGGGCCGTCAGCTGGGCATCACCGAATTCATCTCGCCCGGCGTTGGCCTGCGCGATGCGGTGCTGTTTGAGCTGTGCGATGCGGTGGCCGACGAAAAGGTCAAGGCGGTCGAGGCCACCGACCAGGCGCTGCTCACCGCGGCGCGCGATTTTTCGCACCGCATGGGCCACGACATTCGCCATAGCGAACACGTGCGAGAGCTAGCGCGCTCGCTCTTTGTCCAGACGCGCGATCTGCACCAGCTCGACGATAGCCAACTCGTCTTGCTGGAGGTGGCGGCGATCCTTCATGACATTGGTGAGGTGGTACATTCTCGCGGCCACCACAAGCACAGCGAATACCTAATTCGCACCGGGCGCATTGCGGGCCTCGACGGCGAACGCCGCGACATCGTCGCCGCCATCGCGCGTTGCCATCGCAAGACGGCAAGCGATGCCCGCAAGATCCTGGCAGAGCTGCCGCTGTTGCGCGAGGGGCGTGCCATCGCGCGCAAACTCGCCGGCATCCTCCGCCTCGCTGATGGCCTCGACTACGACCACCGCCAAGCCGTCGAGTCGCTCGTGGTTAGCAAGCAGCGCAACGTCCTCACCATCGATCTCTTCACCACCGCGGATGCGCGCGCCTTTAAGCCAGAAGAAATGCTGCGCAAGGCGGACTTGCTCGCCGATGAATTCGAAGTCAAGCTCGAGCTGCTGCGGGCCAAGGTCAAGAAACGCACCGAACCGCGCGCCGCGACGCCGGTATAA